A window of the Brassica oleracea var. oleracea cultivar TO1000 chromosome C1, BOL, whole genome shotgun sequence genome harbors these coding sequences:
- the LOC106343544 gene encoding uncharacterized tRNA/rRNA methyltransferase slr1673 yields the protein MHCGCAFATPALSPRLPLEIKTSVPKLRASSPRTHTQINHSNDLTEKSPATRVSLPSHVNSIASTSNPFVKHCLKLRQSASYRHAHGSVLVVGAIPIREVCMFQTNKQGVATEIECLLLHEEAQVPQGLESLSIRIVRVSSLVMKKLSGVQSTESVEAVALMRIPSSFIDLEDDKDILKDCKKWFPSAHRVLVLDSIQDPGNLGTLIRSAMAFNWDGAFLLPGCCDPFNDKALRASRGASFQLPLVSGNWNHLKLLQREFQMRLLAGHPASTTTEKPVSKLCLEFAQSLAEKPLCLILGSEGHGLSEQSRQVCELVSIPMEGEFESLNVSVAGGIFLFMLQ from the exons ATGCATTGCGGATGTGCTTTCGCTACACCAGCTCTCTCTCCACGTCTTCCACTCGAAATCAAAACCTCAGTTCCGAAGCTTCGAGCTTCGTCACCCCGAACCCATACTCAGATAAACCATTCCAATGATCTCACAGAGAAATCTCCGGCGACGAGGGTTTCGTTACCCTCTCACGTGAACTCCATCGCCAGCACATCAAACCCTTTTGTCAAACACTGCTTGAAGCTCCGCCAAAGCGCCTCTTACCGCCACGCCCACGGCTCTGTTCTCGTCGTCGGAGCTATCCCAATCAG GGAAGTATGTATGTTCCAAACGAACAAGCAAGGAGTCGCCACTGAGATTGAGTGTCTTCTTCTCCACGAGGAAGCTCAGGTTCCACAAGGGTTAGAGAGTCTAAGTATACGCATCGTTCGAGTTAGTTCTTTGGTGATGAAGAAACTCTCTGGAGTGCAGTCTACTGAGTCTGTTGAAGCCGTTGCCTTGATGAGAATCCCTAGCAGCTTCATTGATCTTGAAGATGATAAAGACATTTTAAAAGATTGTAAGAAATGGTTCCCTTCTGCTCACAGAGTTCTTGTTCTTGACAGCATACAG GATCCGGGGAACCTTGGCACGTTAATCAGATCAGCTATGGCTTTTAATTGG GATGGAGCATTTCTGCTTCCGGGTTGTTGTGATCCGTTTAACGACAAAGCTCTGCGAGCAAGCCGTGGTGCTTCCTTTCAACTCCCATTAGTTTCTGGAAACTGGAACCATCTTAAGCTTCTACAGCGTGAGTTTCAGATGAGGCTATTGGCTGGTCATCCAGCAAGTACTACTACAGAGAAACCAGTCTCCAAACTTTGCTTAGAGTTTGCTCAGTCTTTAGCAGAGAAGCCTTTATGCTTGATCTTAGGCAGTGAAGGGCACGGTTTGTCTGAGCAATCACGACAAGTGTGTGAGCTCGTGAGCATTCCCATGGAAGGGGAATTTGAATCTCTTAATGTCTCTGTTGCTGGTGGTATTTTCTTGTTTATGCTTCAATAA
- the LOC106314400 gene encoding probable glycosyltransferase At5g03795, whose protein sequence is MTIVKPSQLSSSSSSPLCSLKGSLLTLAVLTFLSLFYLSLDSLRTSPPSPIVVGANQLPHTFAKEEDESYSDVYHSPESFRSNYAEMENKFKVYIYPDGDPNTFYQTPRKVTGKYASEGYFFKNIRESRFRTLDPEEADLFFVPVSPHKMRGKGTSYENMTVIVQTYVDGLISKYPYWNRTLGADHFFVTCHDVGVRAFEGSPVMIKNTIRVVCSPSYNVGFIPHKDVALPQVLQPFALPAGGNDVENRTTLGFWAGHRNSKIRVILARVWENDTELDISNNRINRATGHLVYQKRFYRTKFCICPGGSQVNSARITDSIHYGCVPVILSDYYDLPFNDILDWRKFAVVLRERDVYDLKQILKNITQSEFVSLHNNLVKVQKHFQWNSPPVKFDAFHMIMYELWLRHHVIKY, encoded by the exons ATGACGATCGTCAAACCGTCGCAGCTCTCTTCCTCCTCCTCCTCGCCGCTGTGTTCCCTCAAAGGATCACTCCTCACCCTCGCCGTCCTCACTTTCCTCTCCCTCTTCTACCTCTCCCTCGACTCCCTCCGCACCTCGCCGCCGTCTCCCATCGTCGTTGGCGCCAATCAGCTCCCACACACCTTCGCCAAGGAAGAGGATGAGAGTTACTCCGACGTGTACCACTCCCCTGAGTCGTTCCGGTCCAATTACGCGGAGATGGAGAATAAGTTCAAAGTCTACATCTACCCCGACGGAGATCCGAACACGTTTTACCAGACGCCGAGGAAAGTCACCGGCAAATACGCCAGCGAGGGTTACTTCTTCAAAAACATCAGAGAGAGTCGGTTCCGCACGTTAGATCCAGAGGAAGCCGATCTCTTCTTCGTCCCCGTCTCTCCTCACAAGATGCGTGGCAAA GGAACATCGTATGAGAATATGACTGTGATTGTTCAGACATACGTCGATGGGTTGATATCGAAGTATCCTTATTGGAACAGAACGTTAGGAGCAGATCATTTCTTTGTCACGTGCCACGACGTTGGTGTTAGAGCCTTCGAGGGATCTCCGGTTATGATCAAGAACACGATTAGAGTCGTGTGCTCTCCGAGCTACAATGTTGGTTTCATCCCTCATAAAGATGTTGCTTTGCCTCAAGTGCTTCAGCCGTTTGCGCTCCCTGCCGGTGGAAACGATGTTGAGAACCG GACGACGCTTGGGTTTTGGGCTGGTCATAGGAACTCAAAGATACGTGTGATACTCGCACGTGTGTGGGAGAACGACACTGAGCTAGATATTTCGAACAATAGGATCAACAGGGCGACGGGGCATTTAGTGTATCAGAAGAGATTCTACAGGACCAAGTTTTGTATATGCCCTGGTGGTTCTCAGGTTAACAGTGCTCGTATTACTGACTCAATCCATTACGGTTGTGTTCCTG TTATATTGTCAGACTACTATGATCTGCCTTTTAATGACATTTTGGATTGGAGAAAGTTTGCGGTTGTGCTGAGAGAGCGAGATGTGTATGACCTTAAACAGATCCTCAAGAACATAACACAGTCAGAGTTTGTTTCGTTGCATAACAACTTAGTCAAG GTTCAGAAGCATTTTCAATGGAACTCGCCACCAGTTAAATTCGATGCCTTCCACATGATCATGTATGAATTGTGGCTACGCCACCATGTCATCAAGTACTGA
- the LOC106341926 gene encoding uncharacterized protein LOC106341926 gives MIKKKIPTWPWWLLGGKKEKETEARGKGKVIKRKELELESFGSSGSESVAVASSAAGAVDEWSVGWTEPLGPGFQSDEEGDDGGFLVLVPCYRAVSEGSGNNQLLTAVKNLPNGLSPDGKNYMDQWLSSLRNL, from the exons ATGATCAAGAAAAAGATACCGACTTGGCCATGGTGGTTGTTAGGTGGTAAGAAGGAGAAAGAGACAGAAGCTCGAGGGAAAGGAAAGGTTATCAAGCGGAAGGAGCTGGAGCTTGAGAGCTTTGGTTCGTCTGGCTCAGAATCTGTAGCTGTTGCTTCTTCTGCTGCTGGTGCTGTTGATGAGTGGTCTGTTGGATGGACTGAGCCACTTGGACCTGGTTTCCAAAGCGATGAGGAAGGAGATGATGGTGGCTTCTTAGTTCTGGTTCCTTGTTACAGAGCTGTCTCTGAAGGGTCTGGTAATAACCAGCTCTTGACTGCTGTCAAGAATCTCCCCAACGGTTTGTCTCCTG ATGGGAAGAACTACATGGATCAATGGCTTTCATCTCTGCGGAACCTTTGA
- the LOC106314392 gene encoding nucleobase-ascorbate transporter 11: MESGSGLDPSKSKGSGSGEGKFGAFLKRVEPFLPRKELNPVELRSWAKKTGFVSDYSGETSTKLGETESSAFDLPKGRDHQTDRASSRQTDLDPILGRSRRSDIGSDPESKPGSIEEERGSNRNEAAETPLENEGGKISRDLENGCYYPGGGEGEGGGWPKPIVMKYGLRDDPPSYGPLIYYGLQHYLSLAGSLIFIPLVIVPAMDGSDKDTAAVISTMLLVTGITTILHCYFGTRLPLVQGSSFVYLAPALVVINSEEFRNLTEHKFREIMRELQGAIIVGSLFQCILGSTGLMSLLLRFINPVVVAPTVAAVGLAFFSYGFPQAGTCVEISIPVIVMLLICTLYLRGVSIFGHRIFRIYAVPLSALIVWTYALFLTVGGAYDYKGCNADIPSSNILINECKKHAYTMKHCRTDASNAWTTSPWLRIPYPFQWGFPYFHMRTCIVMIFVSLVASVDSVGTYHATSMLVNAKRPTRGVVSRGVALEGFCSLLAGIWGSGTGSTTLTENIHTINITKVANRRALAIGALFLIFLSFVGKLGAILASIPQALAASVLCFIWALTVALGLSNLRYTQTASFRNITIVGVSLFLGLSIPAYFQQYQPLSTLILPSYYLSFGAASSGPFQTGIIQLDFAMNAVMSLNMVVTFLLAFVLDNTVPGSKEERGVYVWSRAEDMEMDPAMQADYSLPRRVSQFFGCRCCD; the protein is encoded by the exons ATGGAGTCCGGGTCGGGCTTGGATCCGAGTAAGAGCAAAGGAAGCGGCAGTGGCGAGGGGAAGTTCGGTGCTTTCTTGAAGAGAGTAGAACCCTTCTTACCGAGAAAGGAGCTGAACCCGGTAGAGCTAAGATCTTGGGCCAAGAAAACCGGTTTTGTCTCCGACTACTCCGGCGAAACCAGCACCAAGCTCGGTGAGACTGAGAGCTCTGCTTTTGATTTGCCAAAAGGCAGAGATCATCAGACAGATCGAGCGTCGTCTCGTCAAACCGATCTCGACCCGATACTGGGCCGAAGCAGACGATCCGATATCGGATCTGATCCCGAGTCTAAACCGGGTTCTATAGAGGAAGAGAGAGGATCAAACCGGAACGAGGCGGCTGAGACACCGTTGGAGAATGAAGGCGGGAAGATCAGTAGAGATTTGGAGAATGGGTGTTACTATCCAGGAGGTGGAGAAGGAGAAGGTGGAGGTTGGCCTAAGCCCATTGTAATGAAGTATGGTCTCAGAGACGATCCTCCTAGCTACG GTCCACTTATCTATTACGGTTTGCAACACTATCTCTCACTTGCTGGCTCACTCATCTTTATACCTCTTGTCATTGTACCAGCCATGGATGGTTCCGAT AAAGATACAGCCGCAGTGATTTCAACAATGCTGCTTGTTACTGGAATCACAACCATACTTCACTGTTATTTCGGCACTCGGCTTCCTTTAGTGCAAGGAAGCTCCTTTGTTTACTTGGCCCCGGCTTTGGTTGTCATCAACTCAGAGGAGTTTAGGAACCTCACTGAGCAT AAATTTCGGGAGATAATGAGAGAGCTACAAGGAGCTATAATCGTCGGTTCATTGTTCCAGTGCATTTTGGGATCCACTGGTCTCATGTCTCTCCTCCTTAG ATTTATTAATCCTGTTGTAGTAGCACCAACAGTAGCTGCAGTGGGATTAGCATTCTTTAGCTATGGATTTCCACAGGCCGGGACTTGTGTTGAGATCAGCATTCCTGTAATAGTTATGCTTCTCATTTGCACATTG TATCTTCGTGGAGTTTCAATCTTTGGTCATCGCATATTCCGAATTTATGCG GTGCCGCTTAGTGCTCTGATCGTCTGGACATACGCATTGTTTTTAACTGTTGGCGGTGCATATGACTATAAAGGCTGCAACGCCGACATACCAAGCTCTAACATATTAATAAACGAATGCAAGAAACACGCGTATACCATGAAGCATTGCAGAACAGATGCTTCCAACGCTTGGACAACTTCTCCTTGGCTCAGAATCCCTTATCCATTTCAATGGGGGTTTCCGTATTTTCACATGAGAACTTGTATCGTTATGATCTTTGTGTCTTTAGTTGCATCAGTGGATTCA GTTGGAACATATCATGCCACGTCCATGTTAGTGAATGCTAAGCGACCTACACGTGGTGTTGTGAGTAGAGGTGTTGCTTTAGAAGGCTTTTGCAGTTTATTAGCTGGCATATGGGGTTCTGGTACCGGTTCAACCACGTTAACCGAAAATATCCATACAATCAATATCACCAAGGTGGCTAACCGAAGAGCTTTGGCAATAGGAGCTTTATTTTTAATATTTTTATCATTTGTGG GGAAATTAGGTGCAATTCTTGCTTCAATACCACAGGCTTTGGCTGCTTCAGTGTTATGCTTTATATGGGCACTTACAGTGGCTCTAGGTTTATCGAATCTCCGGTACACTCAAACAGCGAGTTTTAGGAACATAACCATAGTTGGGGTCTCACTGTTTCTTGGACTATCCATCCCTGCTTATTTCCAGCAGTATCAACCATTATCTACTCTGATACTACCGAGCTATTACTTGTCCTTTGGTGCCGCTTCAAGTGGACCATTCCAAACGGGCATCATCCAA TTGGATTTTGCGATGAACGCTGTAATGTCTTTGAATATGGTTGTAACGTTTCTACTGGCGTTCGTGTTGGACAACACTGTACCGGGTAGTAAGGAAGAGAGGGGAGTCTATGTGTGGTCACGAGCTGAGGATATGGAGATGGACCCTGCTATGCAAGCTGATTACTCGTTGCCAAGAAGAGTTTCTCAGTTTTTTGGTTGCAGATGTTGCGACTAG
- the LOC106328544 gene encoding rhamnogalacturonate lyase: MNEVRRMAKRKAGREEGGGSGTGESRPGERKSKRVVEKIASSSMICFLLLLLLPIAFSQPTRNLDGISARAPTVQQIRNRHGAREVIVDNGIIRVSFSSPQGLITSIKYKGIDNVLNPHVRTRGYWDITWQGENIRGLDGIEGTNFRIITQNEEQVEISFSRKWNGGSKHIPLNIDKRYIIRTNTSGIYAYGVFERLSEWPEVEMGQVRLVFKLNTDRFRYMVVADDRQRQMPTDNDRDIHRGHAKGLAYKEAVQLTNPADLKFKNQVDDKYQYSCEVKDNKVHGWISTKSHVGFWLISPSGEYRSGGPSKQELTSHVGPTAITSFISGHYVGRDMVTTYKTGEAWKKVFGPVFIYLNSDSTGNNPRHSLWEDAKRQTEDEVEAWPYDFVASSDFPSRQERGTVTGRLLVNDRFLTPAQSAYIGLAPPGEAGSWQTNTKGYQFWTQTNETGYFTIDNVRPGTYNLYGWVPGFIGDFQYQNRVNVAAGSEISLDRVVFKPPRNGPTLWEIGVPDRTAREYFVPEPYKDTMNPLYLNHTDKFRQYGLWQRYTELYPNHDLVYTIGVSNYSQNWFYAHVTRNIDKSTYVPTTWQIVFQLPYVNRRGSYTLQLALASAARANLQVRFNNEYSRPLFSTGNIGRDNAIARHGIHGVYRLYSVNVPGRLLRTGTNTIYLSQAKATGPFEGLMYDYIRLEAPSRA, from the exons ATGAATGAGGTGAGGAGAATGGCAAAGAGAAAAGCAGGAAGGGAGGAAGGAGGTGGCTCCGGCACCGGTGAGAGCCGGCCCGGAGAACGGAAGTCGAAACGCGTTGTGGAG AAGATAGCTTCTTCGTCGATGATCTGTTTCCTTCTGTTGCTTCTTCTTCCAATCGCTTTTTCTCAGCCAACAAG GAACTTAGATGGAATAAGTGCAAGAGCTCCAACAGTGCAGCAGATAAGAAACAGACATGGAGCTAGAGAG GTGATAGTGGACAATGGGATTATCAGAGTCAGTTTCTCTAGTCCTCAAGGACTTATAACTAGCATCAAATACAAAGGAATCGATAATGTTCTTAATCCACATGTCCGAACTCGAGG GTACTGGGACATTACATGGCAAGGAGAAAACATTCGGGGCTTGGATGG AATTGAAGGAACCAACTTTAGAATTATAACTCAAAACGAAGAACAAGTGGAGATTTCATTCTCAAGAAAATGGAATGGTGGTTCTAAACATATTCCACTAAATATAGATAAAAGGTATATTATACGAACAAATACGTCAGGAATCTACGCATACGGAGTCTTCGAGAGACTTTCCGAATGGCCAGAAGTCGAGATGGGTCAAGTTCGATTAGTATTCAAACTCAACACTGATAG ATTCCGTTACATGGTGGTGGCAGATGACCGGCAAAGACAAATGCCAACCGACAATGACCGTGACATCCACCGTGGCCATGCCAAGGGTCTTGCTTACAAAGAGGCTGTACAATTGACTAATCCTGCTGACCTAAAGTTCAAAAACCAG GTGGATGATAAATACCAGTACTCATGTGAGGTCAAGGACAACAAGGTGCATGGTTGGATCTCGACCAAGTCCCATGTCGGTTTCTGGCTCATCTCACCGAGCGGCGAATACCGCTCGGGTGGACCTAGCAAGCAGGAGCTCACGTCGCACGTCGGTCCCACGGCCATCACC AGCTTTATAAGCGGGCATTATGTTGGTCGGGACATGGTGACAACGTACAAAACTGGTGAAGCGTGGAAAAAGGTCTTCGGACCTGTTTTCATTTACTTAAACTCTGATTCTACCGGCAACAATCCTCGACATTCATTATGGGAAGATGCTAAACGACAG ACCGAAGACGAAGTTGAAGCCTGGCCGTATGATTTTGTAGCATCCTCTGACTTTCCTTCTCGTCAAGAAAGAGGAACTGTTACCGGTCGGCTCTTAGTCAACGACAG ATTCTTGACCCCGGCACAATCTGCATACATCGGTTTAGCACCGCCGGGAGAAGCTGGTTCATGGCAGACAAATACTAAG GGATATCAATTTTGGACACAGACGAACGAAACCGGCTATTTCACAATTGATAACGTTAGACCGGGAACTTACAATCTGTACGGATGGGTTCCCGGTTTTATCGGAGACTTTCAATACCAAAACCGTGTTAACGTAGCGGCCGGTTCAGAGATTAGTCTCGATAGAGTTGTGTTTAAGCCTCCTAGGAATGGTCCAACGTTGTGGGAGATTGGTGTACCGGATCGAACCGCTCGAGAATACTTTGTACCGGAACCATACAAGGATACAATGAACCCCTTATACCTAAACCACACTGACAA GTTTAGGCAGTATGGGTTATGGCAACGATACACAGAGTTATATCCAAATCATGACCTTGTCTACACAATTGGAGTTAGTAACTATAGTCAAAATTGGTTCTACGCTCATGTCACAAG GAACATAGATAAGTCAACCTATGTACCAACGACATGGCAGATCGTGTTTCAACTTCCATATGTGAACCGGCGAGGTAGCTACACATTGCAACTAGCTTTAGCCTCGGCTGCACGAGCTAACTTACAAGTACGGTTCAACAACGAGTACTCGAGGCCATTATTCTCAACGGGTAACATCGGAAGAGATAATGCTATAGCAAGACATGGAATCCACGGAGTCTATAGGCTTTACAGCGTCAATGTTCCTGGAAGGTTACTAAGAACCGGGACCAACACGATTTATCTAAGTCAAGCTAAAGCGACCGGACCGTTTGAAGGTCTTATGTATGACTACATTCGTCTTGAAGCGCCTTCTAGAGCTTAG
- the LOC106298049 gene encoding dof zinc finger protein DOF4.7: MMTSSHQSHTTSFNPRRIKTKAKPPHQISHMRPSPAAQPVLKCPRCDSVNTKFCYYNNYSLSQPRHYCKNCRRYWTRGGTLRNVPIGGSTRNKNKPSSLQVISSPPPIVAPLSSHELVDGFRMNRAMIDPSSTAFPGGFSGYMFSLDPNYNLASSSIESLSSLNQDLHQKLQQQRLFTSMFQQDSPPVMFHNVELLPPSTATTEWAFDRSAIGEATSGSNENNGEREGNLGSWYYNPNNSMP, translated from the coding sequence ATGATGACTTCGTCCCATCAGAGCCACACCACCAGCTTCAACCCCCGGAGGATCAAGACTAAGGCGAAGCCACCACATCAGATCAGTCACATGAGACCGTCTCCGGCGGCTCAGCCGGTACTTAAATGTCCGAGGTGTGATTCCGTCAACACCAAGTTCTGTTACTACAACAACTACAGCTTATCTCAGCCACGCCACTACTGCAAAAACTGTCGCCGTTACTGGACACGTGGCGGAACCCTACGTAACGTCCCCATCGGTGGCTCAACCAGAAACAAGAACAAGCCTTCTAGCCTCCAAGTCATCTCTTCTCCACCTCCGATTGTAGCACCATTGTCGTCTCACGAGCTCGTTGATGGGTTTCGTATGAACAGAGCGATGATAGACCCTTCTTCGACGGCGTTTCCAGGTGGATTCTCCGGCTACATGTTTTCGTTGGATCCTAACTACAATCTTGCATCTTCTTCTATCGAGTCTTTGAGTTCTTTAAACCAAGATTTGCACCAGAAGCTTCAGCAACAGAGACTCTTCACTTCCATGTTTCAACAAGATTCTCCACCGGTTATGTTTCATAACGTTGAGCTACTTCCTCCTTCGACAGCGACAACGGAGTGGGCTTTCGATAGATCAGCCATTGGGGAAGCAACAAGTGGCAGTAATGAAAACAATGGTGAACGTGAGGGTAATTTAGGAAGTTGGTACTATAATCCTAATAATTCTATGCCCTAG
- the LOC106344488 gene encoding cinnamyl alcohol dehydrogenase 7-like, whose translation MGKVPATEAFGLAAKDESGVLSSFRFSRRETGEKDVRLKVLFCGICHTDVCMARNEWGFTTYPLVPGHEIVGVVTEVGAKVIKFKAGDKVGVGYMLSSCRSCDICTDDQENHCPKMIMTSGGKYYDDTMTYGGYSDHLVCEEDYIIRIPENLPLDAAAPLLCAGVTVYSPLKSHGLDKPGIHIGVVGLGGLGHVAVKFAKAMGTKVTVISSSDGKRDEAINRLGADLFLVSRDPEEMKDAMGTMDGIIDTVSATHPLLPLLGLLKYKGKFIMVGAPDKPLDLPALPLILGKKMVVGSMTGGIKESQEMVDFAGKHNITADIELISADYVNMAMERLEKGDVRYRFVIDVANTMKPTP comes from the exons ATGGGAAAGGTTCCTGCGACGGAGGCGTTCGGATTGGCCGCGAAAGACGAATCCGGAGTTCTCTCGTCTTTCCGTTTCTCAAGAAG GGAGACAGGAGAGAAGGATGTGAGGTTAAAAGTGTTGTTCTGTGGAATTTGCCACACTGATGTATGTATGGCCAGAAACGAGTGGGGATTTACTACTTACCCTCTCGTCCCCGG GCATGAGATTGTTGGCGTGGTGACTGAAGTCGGAGCTAAAGTGATTAAATTCAAAGCCGGAGACAAAGTCGGAGTTGGTTATATGCTCAGCTCGTGCCGGTCATGTGACATCTGCACCGATGACCAAGAGAACCACTGTCCAAAAATGATCATGACGTCCGGAGGAAAGTACTACGATGACACCATGACTTATGGTGGTTACTCTGACCACCTGGTTTGTGAAGAGGATTACATCATCCGTATTCCTGAAAATCTCCCGTTAGACGCTGCCGCGCCGCTACTCTGCGCTGGGGTCACGGTTTATTCACCGTTGAAGTCTCACGGACTCGACAAGCCCGGAATCCACATTGGTGTGGTGGGACTAGGCGGTTTAGGTCACGTAGCAGTGAAATTTGCCAAGGCTATGGGTACTAAGGTTACGGTTATTAGTTCGTCAGATGGTAAGAGAGACGAGGCGATTAATCGGCTTGGTGCGGATCTGTTCTTGGTGAGCCGTGACCCGGAAGAGATGAAGGATGCAATGGGGACTATGGATGGTATTATTGATACAGTATCTGCCACTCATCCGCTTCTTCCGCTTCTTGGTTTGCTAAAATATAAGGGAAAATTTATTATGGTTGGTGCACCCGATAAACCACTTGACCTTCCAGCTTTACCGCTCATCTTAG GGAAGAAGATGGTGGTGGGAAGTATGACAGGAGGGATAAAAGAGTCTCAAGAGATGGTTGATTTTGCCGGTAAACACAACATAACTGCAGATATTGAGCTTATCTCTGCGGATTATGTCAACATGGCTATGGAACGGCTAGAAAAGGGGGATGTTAGATACCGTTTTGTGATTGATGTTGCCAACACAATGAAGCCTACTCCTTAG